AAATATTTTTGGAGATTGTTGAAATGTTCGCGACTTTCTTCGTCTAAATAATCTAAGATGGAAGGAGCGTTTTTTGCCGCTTCCACGTCGATTTTACAGTCCAACAACCTCATAATATTCGTGTTGAACCGTCTTTGACAATCTTCACATAGGTTGGGTAACAATGGTTGATAATACGTTTTCAATACTTCTTTGTATTTTTCCCTACTTTCAAAGGTACCTATGTTGTTGATTTTCACTTTAAAATTGCTTAATTTTAGCTTGTTGAAGAAATCGTAGACAAATGTGATTAATTCAGCATCAGCTAAAGGATGGTCTGTTCCAAAAATCTCCGCCCCTATTTGGTAAAACTCCCTATAACGTCCGGCTTGGGGTTTTTCATATCTGAACATGGGACCTATGTAAAATAATTTTTGAGGAGAACCAAACGTTATTAAAGAGTTTTCTATATAAGCTCTTGCTACCGAAGCGGTTCCTTCGGGTCTTAAAGTTAGTGACCTTCCTTTTTTATCATCAAAAGTGTACATTTCTTTTTGAACAATATCTGTTTCTTGGCCTATTCCTCTGCTAAAAAGTTCGGTTTTTTCAATTAATGGGGTTCTTATCTCTTTGTAGCCGTATATTTTGAAAAGTTTCTTTGCAGTATTTTCGATGTATTCCCAGTACTTAACTTCTTCGCCAAAAATGTCCTTAGTACCTTTTATTCTTGTATAAGTACTCAAATGCTAATCCTCCTTAGATCTTTATTATAGTACTTGTTTGTAGACACTTTAAAACTTATTTTAGCGCCACTTCACCGCGCTCCCAGACGTTAAGGGGTTAACCCCTTAAGAACCCCATAATCAAGTTCAAAGTCAAAATTATTTTAAAAACATCGTTTGCACACCGCAGCAAACGTTCCCCACTTTCTCAATTATTTTACCACAAAGTTTGTAACTTTAAAAAGCAAAGGTCTAAGTTTAGATTTTTTAAGACATAAAAAATAATTGAGAGGGAGAAAATCTCCCTCTCGGTTGTTATCCTATATATACATAACCTATAATTAATTATCTTCTTCGTGTATTCTTTTTCTTATCTAGGTGCTTTTTATACTCGGATATCTTCTTTTCGCTGTCTTTTAGATACTGGTTCAATCTTTTTTCAAAATTGTGTGATTTTCCCGTATCCTCTTTTTGCTCGTCATAATCCTTTAAAGACAGCTCATACTTTCCATCTTTTGTTCTTCCTATGACTTTTCCTTGAACTTCATCACCAATTTTTAAAAAATTGGATATCTCTCTTACATACTTTTTTGAAATCTTTGAAATGTGTACAAATCCTTCTTCACCATTTTCAAGTTCCAAAAAAGCACCAAACTTTTTGATATCGACTACTTTACCTTTCACAGAATCCCCTGTTGCTAAACTTTCATTTACCAAAATAATTACCTTGCCCTTTTTTCTTAATCACGAGAACCTTGCTAAGTCGTGATATCACCCTTCATAAAAGGATGGCCTGGGTCCAGGCGTTGGTTTTCACCTCCGAGATTTTTTGTTATGTTTCCAGCTGGATATTAGTAAAAATTTACCAATAGCAAGGACCAACTGGATAACGCTTTTCATCTCTTGATACTTTTATTCCTTAACTCTAATAAATCCCCCCCAACAAGAAAATTAGAGATTTTTAGTTTTCAAGAAAATCTTTGTATTTGTTCTTAAACTTCTGAACTCTACCTTCTGTATCCAATATTTGTGAACCTAATTCTCCTTTGTAGAAAGGATGACATTCAGAGCAGACATCTAATCTGAAATTGTCAACTGTTGAATACATAGTATGTTCAGCGCCACAGGCGCATTTTACGGTTATAAGCTTCATTTCTGGATGAATACCTTGTTTCACGTCTAACACTCCTTAATCTATATTTCTTGTCAACTTATTATATCATAAACTGATAATTATGTCAAATTAAAAGAAGAATGCACATTAAAAAGTATAAAATAAACCTAATCCTCCGCTTAAATCAAAGTTTGTTTCAGGGGTAACTTTAAAACCTGGTGCAATTTCTAAAAATGTGATCAATGGAGTTTCAGGAATAGCAAAATTCAAACCCAATGGGAAGCGTATTCCTAAATTTAAATCGTCTTTTACACCAAGATGAATACCTGCACCATAGCTAAAATCAATATCACCAAAAAGATTTGGAGAAACACCGTTAAAATCTGCCTGTATAGTGAAACTGTCGTGGGTAAAAGACCAGGCAGCCGTGATACCGGCGAAACTCGTTGAACTAGTATAACTCCTTATATACAAACCCGTTGGTTCACCAACTTTTACACCTAACCCTAAAGGAGCCGAAAAAACAACCGCAGTTAAAACTATTAAAGCGAATAAAGAAACCACTATCTTTTTCATACCGATCCCTCCTAATGTTTGATTTTTTTGAAAATGAAAAACGTAACATTAATATAATATCATAACTTTATTAACTTTGTGTTAATTTCTATATGTGCGATAACATTATTTTGAAAGGAGAGTTTTCTCTGTAGACCCTCCCCTTTCTTTTAGGATTCGCTGGGCATTCTTGCTACCAATATTTCTCACTTTGGTCAGAGGTATCCTCAAGTATT
This genomic window from Petrotoga miotherma DSM 10691 contains:
- the hisS gene encoding histidine--tRNA ligase, whose product is MSTYTRIKGTKDIFGEEVKYWEYIENTAKKLFKIYGYKEIRTPLIEKTELFSRGIGQETDIVQKEMYTFDDKKGRSLTLRPEGTASVARAYIENSLITFGSPQKLFYIGPMFRYEKPQAGRYREFYQIGAEIFGTDHPLADAELITFVYDFFNKLKLSNFKVKINNIGTFESREKYKEVLKTYYQPLLPNLCEDCQRRFNTNIMRLLDCKIDVEAAKNAPSILDYLDEESREHFNNLQKYLKAYNVPFQVDPKIVRGLDYYTKTAFEVEHSDMGEQAVIAGGGRYDDLVEQLGGPKTPGVGFAIGVERVIEALKRENVEVESESKIDVYVAFQGEKGEMAAVTLSKELRKKGINTYLNISKRNLSGQFKHANRLNAKYVVVIGEEEISRDIVTIKNMKSGEQTQIERNWVTEIIVEKLREE
- a CDS encoding S1 RNA-binding domain-containing protein, giving the protein MVNESLATGDSVKGKVVDIKKFGAFLELENGEEGFVHISKISKKYVREISNFLKIGDEVQGKVIGRTKDGKYELSLKDYDEQKEDTGKSHNFEKRLNQYLKDSEKKISEYKKHLDKKKNTRRR
- the rpmE gene encoding 50S ribosomal protein L31, whose product is MKQGIHPEMKLITVKCACGAEHTMYSTVDNFRLDVCSECHPFYKGELGSQILDTEGRVQKFKNKYKDFLEN